The Bombus pyrosoma isolate SC7728 linkage group LG3, ASM1482585v1, whole genome shotgun sequence genome has a segment encoding these proteins:
- the LOC122578023 gene encoding uncharacterized protein LOC122578023, giving the protein MAHGVSEVLGEGNTAVKMVHQKQQQQQSVHQHQQQQNTRKSVGVMGSRRIFAPAFKLKVLDSYRNDIDCRGNQRATARKYGIHRRQIQKWLQCEDNLRNSCAETGNTSGGVVSTTAISPVGVSKPDGAVTEATGPAVTPAAPALNLSLARLHGDELATQQGPPPLLSHPPHGGSPSSPQYASQSGTAAAPVLPVRLGYQEYSGSNSEQHHSCRETEDRVQVTVDVHGYSETRADQESTYYVLNSDGQREHENFIDGRNEAKVYQTLTAYRVPVHQEHHRYGGNEASNEIAIATSSLHRHRSSTPSATHHQHHRSQQNYGDVDSSSSMDGKSSSPPSYGSLLAPSMIKTERASPDSAATPGPCESTSSPGVSRVPLSPISYPANGTGSNSSSSSTMSVHFDSPRASASPCLHVHVHEHAHAHASPTLDSEKPIPSLHHRSAQQQQQQQHQRESRETTTTAVRIHAEKETEKIAEEPEIGRAMVKEEIQLEEDVAAPIVEEGREAVVASSYVDYQRPPAATSTLADSCPISPVHDREGYSLPSSPQEPVSSGRSSTSCSDSEMDPLDCSSGSHNSSNDLARRRSFSLRFKLDVLDAFHRDVGVAGNQRATARKFGINRRQVQKWLGQETELRGEIALRGNSRQRLGPIQDAASGDSPVDLRTSNYVSSLSQDRIEIEFERSPPPLYCCDVGSSSSHHLPYYQHPAAVDVSSENETAVSCNLACCMDSHVVTPVASCYQETSLRGSCYSNSHSRLYCYSPREYSSEITSAPEHSEELSSAFKRQHCTLSCCYETLPSPKRLCLEAEDPIRTNSCHEVPPQETPLCLVKPKRLVVASPSRTEPVSSTVPTPPASTAPPPPGPTLKKDAILFKPYLDNPVTKPGNKEHAIQRGLSPVSSQSIMVNNNNNNNCQSICNLNEGRGHDYALELSLRLPVSWRAHPSPYTEFPQVRSAFVRYPASPHYT; this is encoded by the coding sequence GTTACAGTGCGAGGATAATTTGAGAAACAGTTGTGCCGAGACTGGAAATACCAGTGGCGGAGTGGTCTCGACAACGGCGATCTCTCCCGTGGGTGTTTCCAAGCCGGACGGTGCCGTGACGGAAGCCACGGGGCCTGCCGTGACTCCAGCAGCGCCGGCCTTGAACCTCAGCCTCGCCAGACTGCACGGCGACGAGCTGGCTACACAGCAAGGGCCCCCACCTCTTCTTTCTCATCCTCCTCATGGTGGTTCACCCTCTTCGCCCCAATATGCTTCCCAATCTGGAACGGCGGCGGCGCCGGTTTTGCCCGTTCGTCTCGGATATCAAGAATATTCCGGCAGCAATTCCGAGCAGCATCATTCTTGTCGGGAAACGGAGGATCGAGTACAGGTAACGGTGGACGTTCACGGTTACTCAGAGACACGCGCGGATCAAGAATCCACCTACTACGTTCTAAATTCGGACGGCCAACGAGAACACGAAAACTTTATTGACGGTCGAAACGAAGCGAAAGTGTATCAGACTCTGACGGCGTATCGAGTACCTGTTCATCAGGAACACCACCGATACGGTGGTAACGAGGCTAGCAACGAGATCGCGATCGCCACATCGTCGTTACATCGACATCGTTCTTCGACACCTAGTGCTACTCATCATCAACATCATCGATCTCAGCAAAATTACGGGGACGTGGATTCATCGTCGTCGATGGACGGGAAATCATCGTCACCGCCGTCGTACGGATCGCTGCTAGCGCCGTCGATGATAAAGACGGAACGAGCGAGCCCAGACTCGGCGGCGACGCCAGGGCCGTGCGAGTCGACGAGTTCCCCCGGTGTCTCGAGGGTCCCTCTCTCGCCCATTTCGTATCCAGCCAACGGCACCGGTTCCAACTCTAGCTCCAGCTCCACCATGTCCGTTCACTTCGATTCCCCACGGGCCTCCGCGAGTCCATGCTTGCACGTGCACGTCCACgaacacgcacacgcacacgcgtCACCAACGTTGGATTCCGAGAAGCCGATCCCGTCCCTACACCACCGATCGgcgcagcagcagcagcagcagcagcaccAGAGAGAATCCAGAGAAACGACGACCACCGCGGTTCGTATCCACGCAGAGAAGGAAACGGAGAAAATCGCTGAAGAACCGGAAATCGGTAGGGCGATGGTCAAGGAAGAGATCCAGCTGGAGGAGGATGTCGCAGCACCGATCgtggaagaaggaagagaagccGTTGTCGCGTCTTCGTACGTCGATTACCAACGACCACCTGCCGCTACCTCGACACTCGCCGACTCCTGTCCGATAAGCCCCGTACACGATCGAGAAGGGTACTCTTTACCCTCGAGCCCTCAGGAACCAGTCAGCTCCGGTAGATCCAGCACAAGTTGCTCCGACAGCGAGATGGACCCTCTCGACTGCTCTTCCGGCAGCCACAATTCATCCAACGACCTCGCTCGTCGACGATCTTTCTCCCTTCGATTCAAATTGGACGTTCTCGACGCTTTTCATCGGGACGTCGGCGTGGCGGGCAATCAACGTGCCACCGCCAGGAAATTTGGCATAAACCGTCGTCAGGTACAGAAGTGGCTCGGGCAGGAGACGGAACTGCGAGGCGAGATCGCCCTCCGTGGAAACTCCAGACAACGGCTCGGCCCTATCCAGGATGCCGCTTCCGGTGACTCACCGGTAGATCTGAGGACGTCGAACTACGTTTCGAGCTTATCGCAGGATCGGATCGAAATCGAGTTCGAGCGATCGCCTCCGCCTCTTTACTGTTGCGACGTTGGTTCCTCCTCTTCGCACCATCTTCCGTACTACCAGCATCCAGCCGCGGTCGATGTATCTTCCGAGAACGAGACCGCCGTTTCTTGCAATCTCGCCTGCTGCATGGACAGCCACGTCGTAACACCGGTCGCTTCGTGCTACCAGGAAACCTCCTTAAGAGGATCCTGCTACTCCAACTCGCATAGCAGGCTGTACTGTTATTCGCCTCGAGAATATTCCTCGGAGATCACCTCGGCTCCCGAGCACTCGGAGGAATTGTCCTCGGCGTTTAAGAGACAACACTGCACGCTTTCCTGCTGTTACGAAACTCTGCCGTCGCCGAAGAGGCTCTGCCTGGAAGCCGAAGACCCGATCAGGACCAACTCCTGCCATGAAGTGCCTCCTCAGGAAACGCCGCTCTGTTTGGTGAAGCCAAAGAGGCTCGTTGTCGCCTCTCCGTCGAGGACGGAGCCGGTATCGAGCACCGTGCCAACACCACCGGCGTCCACCGCGCCTCCGCCACCGGGACCAACGTTGAAGAAGGACGCAATTCTGTTCAAGCCGTATTTAGACAATCCTGTGACCAAACCCGGAAACAAGGAACACGCGATCCAAAGAGGCTTGTCGCCAGTCAGTAGCCAGAGTATAATGGtgaacaacaacaacaacaacaactgCCAAAGTATCTGCAATTTGAACGAAGGCAGGGGTCACGACTATGCTCTCGAGCTGAGCCTGAGATTGCCGGTATCCTGGAGGGCTCACCCAAGTCCGTACACTGAGTTCCCACAGGTCAGGAGTGCGTTTGTTAGGTATCCAGCGAGTCCTCATTACACTTAA